TCGGCTTGTAGAGCTTGGTCATCGCCAGCGAACTCGAGTACAGCGCAAAGCACAGCTGCTGGTCCAGGCGCAGCCAGTCGACGTCGGCCGGGAGCGCCGGTTTGCTTGCGGGGGTCTTGCTGCGTGCCATGGCTGTTAATGTAGTTGGCAATTAAATTGCGTACAACTTAAATGGTTATTCGCCCAACGAGGAACGGGGAGCTACCTTGATGACGATCGTCGCGAACCTGCTGGTGGGGCTGGTGGCCCTGATCCATCTCTACATCCTGCTGCTGGAGATGTTCTGGTGGACCACGCCGAAGGGCCGCAAGGCCTTCGGGCTGACGCCGGAGTTCGCCGAGGCCACGAAGGTGCTGGCGGCGAACCAGGGCCTGTACAACGGCTTCCTGGCCGCGGGCCTGCTCTGGGGGCTGGCGCGCGGCGATGTACCGACGCAGCTGTTCTTCCTGGGTTGCGTGCTGGTGGCCGGGCTCTATGGCGCGGCGACGGCCAGCCGCAAGATCCTCTATGTGCAGGCGCTGCCGGCGATCATCGCGATCGCCGGCGTGTTGGCAGCGTGGTGATCAGGCCGAGGCCTGGATCGCATCGACCTCGGCGCTGAGCTCCAGCCAGCGCAGCTCGGCGGCCTCGAGCTCGTCGTGGATCGCCTTCAGGCGCTTGCCGGACTCGACGATCTGGGCCGCCGCGGCCGTGCCAGCCGCCAGCTGGGCCTCGATGGCCTGGCGCTCGTCGGCCAGCTTGTTCAGCTTGGCGTCGATGGCCTCCATCTCCTTGCGCAGTGGTTTCGTCTGCTCGGCCAGGCGCTGGCGGGCCTGGCCGCTGGCCTTGCGGTCCTCGCGCTTGAATACCGCCGGCGCGGCCGGCTCGGGAGCGGGCGCCGCAACGGCGGCGGCGGCGACGGGCGCGGGTGCCGCAGCCGCCCCTTTCTTCGCGGCCTCCTTGGCCAGCTTGGCCGCCTCCTTGGACTGCTCGAGCAGCCATTTCTGATAGTCGTCCAGGTCGCCGTCGAAGGGGCCGACGCCGCCCTTGGTGACCAGCCAGAACTCGTCGCACACCTCGCGCAAGAGCGCGCGATCATGGCTGACCAGCATCACCGTGCCCTCGAACTCGTTCAGCGCCATGGACAGCGCCTCGCGGGTCTGCAGGTCCAGGTGGTTGGTCGGCTCGTCCAGCAGCAGCAGGTTGGGGCGCTGCCAGACCAGCATCGCCAGCACCAGGCGCGCCTTCTCGCCGCCGGAGAGGCTGCCCACCGCCTGGTTCACCATGTCGCCGACGAAGCGGAACTGGCCCAGGAAGTCGCGCAGCTCCTGCTCGCGCGCGCCCGGGCTCACCTCCTTGGCCAGCCGGATCATGTGCGACAGCGGCCCTTCCTCGGGCCGCAGCACATCCATCTCCTGCTGCGCGAAATAGCCGATCGACAGGCCCTTGCCCTCGGTGATCTTGCCACCCATCGCGCGCTGCATGCGCGCCACCGTCTTCACCACCGTCGACTTGCCCTGGCCGTTGGCGCCCAGGATGCCGATGCGCTGGCCGGCCAACACCGAGCGGTCGATGCCGCGCACGATGATCTTCTCGCCCTCGTCGGTGTCGTAGCCGCAGGCCACCTCGTCGAACATCAGCATCGGGTTCGGCAGGCTGACCGGTTCGCGGAACTCGAAGCTGAAGTCCGAAGCGGTGAGCACCGGCGCCAGCTTCTCCATGCGCTCCAGCGCCTTGACGCGGCTCTGCGCCTGCTTGGCCTTGCTGGCCTTGGCCTTGAAGCGGTCGATGAACTTCTGCAGGTGCGCCATGCGGTCCTGCTGTTTCTCGAACGCGGCCTGCTGCAGCACCATGCGCTCGGCGCGCATCGCCTCGAACGCGGTGTAGTTGCCGCCGTAGCGCATCAGCTTGGCCTCGTCCAGATGCAGGGTCACCTTGGTGATCGCATCGAGGAATTCGCGGTCATGGCTGATGATGATCAGGGTGCCGTCGTAGCGCTGCAGCCAGGCTTCCAGCCAGACCAGGGCGTCCAGGTCCAAATGGTTGGTCGGCTCGTCCAGCAGCATCAGGTCGGCCGGGCACATCAGCGCGCGCGCCAGTTGCAGGCGCATACGCCAGCCGCCGGAGAAGCTGTTCACCGGCGCATCGACCTGATCGCCCTTGAAGCCCAGGCCCATCAGCAGGGCCTGCGCGCGCGGCTTGGCGTCGAAGGCGCCGGCGTCCATCAGCAGGCCATGGGCATCGGCCATCGCATGGCCATCCTCGGCCGCTTCCGCGTCGGCCAGGGCCTGGCGCGCGGCCATCAGGCGCGTGTCGCCCTCCAGCACGAAGTCGGTGGCCGGCATGTCGGTCTCGGGCATGTTCTGCGCGACCTCGCCGACGGCCCATTGGCGCGGGATCTCGACCTCGCCCTTGTCCGATTGCAGGCGGTCGGTCAGCAGTGCGAACAGGCTGGACTTGCCGGCGCCGTTGCGGCCCACCAGGCCGATCTTCTCGCCGGGCTGCAGGGTGACGCTGGCATCGTCCAGGACGATCTTGGTGCCGCGGCGCAGCGTGATGTTCTTCAGTTGGATCATGGGGAAAACTGCTTCTTCTGTTCTTGTACTCAGGCGGCCAGGGTCAGCGCCTCGCGCGTGATCAGGCAGACCTGATCGGCACCGGACGAGGTCTCCATCCAGGCCACCGCCAGGCCGGGGAAGGCCGCTTCGAAGAAGGGGCGCTCGTTGCCGATCTCCAGCACCAGTACGCCGTCCTCGCTGAGGTGTGCGGGCGCGGCGGCCAGCAGGCCGCGCACGAAGTCCATGCCGTCGGTGCCGCCGGCCAGGGCCAGCTCGGGCTCGGCGCGGTACTCGGCCGGCAGGGCGGCCATCGAGCCGCTGTTGACATAGGGCGGGTTGCACAGGATCAGGTCGTAGACCTTGCCCGCGGCGGGTGCCAGGCCATCGCCCTGCAGCAGCCGGATGCGATCCTGCAGCCCATGCCTGTCGACATTGATGCGGGCCACGGCCAGCGCCTCCGCGCTCAGATCGATCCCGTCCACGCTGACCTCGGGCCAGGCCAGCGCGGCCAGCACGGCCAGGCTGCCGTTGCCGGTGCACAGGTCCAGCACCTGGGTGGTCTGTTCCGACAGCCAGGCGTCGATGCTGGCATCGGCGATCAGCTCGGCGATGAAGGAGCGCGGCACGATCGCGCGCTCGTCGATATAGAAGGGCACGCCCTGCAGCCAGGCCTCGCGGGTCAGGTAGGCGGCGGGCTTGCGCGTCGCGATGCGCTCGTCCACCAGCGCGGCGATCTGCGCCAACTGCTCCGGGGTCAGGTCTTGCTCGGCATGCTCGTCGAGCGCATCCAGCGGCAGGGCGAGGCGCCACAGCGCCAGCCAGGCGGCCTCGTCGAAGGCATTGGCCGTGCCATGCCCAAACGAAACGCCCGCCTCGGTCAGGCGGGCGGCTTGCATCTCGATGCAGGAGATCAGGTTCACAGCAGCAGGTTCTCCAGCGTGCGTCGGTAGATGTTCTTCAGCGGCTCGATGCAGTCGGCCGGCACGTTCTCGTCGATCTTGTGGATCGTCGCGTTGATCGGGCCGAACTCCAGCACCTCTTGGCAGATCTTGGCCAGGAAGCGGCCGTCCGAGGTGCCGCCGGTGGTGGACAGCTCGGGCGTCAGGCCGGTCTCGGCCAGGATGGCGCCGCGCACCGCATCGCTCAGGGTGCCGATCGGGGTCAGGAAGGGCTCACCGCCCAGGGTCCAGGCCAGCTCGTACTCCAGGCCATGGCGCTCCAGCAGGGTGGCGACGCGATGCTTCAGGCCCTCCGGGGTCGATTCGGTCGAGAAGCGGAAGTTGAAGTCGATCACGACCTCGCCCGGGATCACATTGGTCGCGCCGGTGCCGGCGTGGATGTTGGAGATCTGGAAGGTGGTGGCCGGGAAATAGTCGTTGCCGCGATCCCATTCGGTCGCGGCCAGCTCGGCCAGCGCGGGCGCGGCCTGGTGCACCGGGTTGCGCGCCAGATGCGGGTAGGCCACATGGCCCTGGATGCCGCGCACCTTCAGCTTGCCGGACAGGGTGCCGCGACGGCCGTTCTTGACCATGTCGCCGAGCTTTTCCACCGAGGTGGGCTCGCCGACGATGCAGTAGTCCAGGCGCTGTTGCCGCGCCTTCAGCCGCTCGCAGCAGACCACCGTGCCGTCGACGGCCGGACCTTCCTCGTCGCTGGTCAGCAGGAAGGCGACGCTGCCCGCGTGGGCCGGATGGGCGGCGACGAATTCCTCGGCCGCGACCACCATCGCGGCCACCGAGCTCTTCATGTCCGCCGCGCCGCGGCCATAGAGGCGGCCATTGCGGTAGCTGGGCACGAAGGGATCGCTGGCCCAGCTGTCGAGCTTGCCCGGCGGCACCACGTCGGTGTGCCCGGCGAACAGCAGCACCGGCGCCGCATCGCCGGCGCTGCCGCGCCTGATGGCCCAGAGGTTGGCGACGCGGAAGTCGGCCGGGCCGCTGTCCATGCGCTCGATCTCGAAGCCGCAGCGGCCCAGGCGCTCGGCGATCAGGTCCTGGCAGCCGGCATCGTCCGGCGTCACCGAGGGGCGGGCGATCAGGGCTTCGAGCAGGGCAAGGGTCTGGCTCATCGTGAGGTCGTCGTCTGTCGGTTCTTGTCGTCGTTATTCCGGGCGCACGTCGAGCGTGATCTCGGTGAAGCTGGCCTGGTCGCTGGCCGGCTCTTCGGCCTTGCCATTGGCCTTGGCGGCCTGCGGGTCGCTGTCGTTCTGCAGGCGCCACAGCAGATTGGTCGGCGAGTCGGCGAACAGCAGGCCTTCCTCGCGAGTGATCACGCCGTCCTTGATCAGGCGGGCGAAATGCTCCTCGAAGCTCTGCGAGCCCTCGGCGATCGATTTCTCCATCGCCTCCTTGACGCCACCGAAGTCGCCCTGCTCGATCAGCTCGGACACCAGCTTGGTGTTCAGCAGGATCTCGGTGACCGGCACGCGGCCGCCGGCGCTCGCGCGCACCAGACGCTGCGAGACCACCGCCTTCAGGCCCGCGCCCAGGTCGTTGAGCAACGCGGGGCGCGACTCGGGCGTGTAGAAGGACAGGATGCGGTTCAGCGCGTGGTAGCTGTTGTTGCCATGCAGGGTCGCGACGACCAGATGGCCGGACAGCGCATAGGAGATCGCCGCGGTCATGGTCTCGCGGTCGCGGATCTCGCCGATCAGGATGCAGTCCGGCGACTGGCGCAGCGCGTTCTTCAGCGCGATCTGCAGGGAGGCGGTGTCGCGCCCGACCTCGCGCTGGTTCACCACCGAGCGCTTGTTGGTGAACAGGTACTCCAGCGGATCCTCGATCGTCAGGATATGGCCGGCCATGGTCTGGTTGCGCTGCTCCAGCATCGCGGCGAGCGTGGTGCTCTTGCCGGTGCCGGTGGCGCCCACCATCAGGATCAGACCGCGCTTCTCCTGGATCAGCTTGCCGAGGATCGGCGGCAGATTCAGGCTCTCCAGCGTCGGGATGTTGTGCGGGATGTGGCGGAACACCGCCGCGATCGAGCCGCGCTGGCGGAAGGCCGACAGCCGGAAGCTGCCGACCTTGGGGATCGCCACCGCCATGTTCAGCTCGCCGGTGGCGTCGACCTCGGCCAGTTGGCCGGGGTCGATCACCTCGGCGATCAGCTGGCGCGGCTGGCTCGGCGACAGCAGCTGGTCGGAGAGCTGCAGCATCTGCCCGTTGATGCGGATCAGCACCGGCATATTGGCCGACAGGTAACAGTCCGAGGCACCCTTGTCGGCCATCAGGCGCAGGATGCGCTCCATGTTTCCGTTGTTGCTGCTGCTACTCATGCTTGGCTTGCCTTCCGGTCGGTGGCGCGAGGGGAGCGGTCATGGGCCGGGCCGCGGGGCCCGGCCGATGATCAGGCGCGCAGCAGGTCGTTGATGCTGGTCTTGGCGCGGGTGCCGGCGTCAACCTTCTTGACGATGATCGCGGCGTAGAGGCTGTACTTGCCGTCGTTCTTCGGCAGCGAGCCGCTGATCACGACCGAGCCGGCCGGCACGCGGCCGTAGGAGACGGTATCGGTCTCGCGGTCGTAGATCGGGGTGCTCTGGCCGATGTAGACGCCCATCGAGATCACCGAGTTCTCCTCGACGATCACGCCCTCGACCACCTCGGAGCGGGCGCCGATGAAGC
This genomic stretch from Roseateles sp. DAIF2 harbors:
- a CDS encoding PilT/PilU family type 4a pilus ATPase, with the protein product MSSSSNNGNMERILRLMADKGASDCYLSANMPVLIRINGQMLQLSDQLLSPSQPRQLIAEVIDPGQLAEVDATGELNMAVAIPKVGSFRLSAFRQRGSIAAVFRHIPHNIPTLESLNLPPILGKLIQEKRGLILMVGATGTGKSTTLAAMLEQRNQTMAGHILTIEDPLEYLFTNKRSVVNQREVGRDTASLQIALKNALRQSPDCILIGEIRDRETMTAAISYALSGHLVVATLHGNNSYHALNRILSFYTPESRPALLNDLGAGLKAVVSQRLVRASAGGRVPVTEILLNTKLVSELIEQGDFGGVKEAMEKSIAEGSQSFEEHFARLIKDGVITREEGLLFADSPTNLLWRLQNDSDPQAAKANGKAEEPASDQASFTEITLDVRPE
- a CDS encoding ABC-F family ATP-binding cassette domain-containing protein — its product is MIQLKNITLRRGTKIVLDDASVTLQPGEKIGLVGRNGAGKSSLFALLTDRLQSDKGEVEIPRQWAVGEVAQNMPETDMPATDFVLEGDTRLMAARQALADAEAAEDGHAMADAHGLLMDAGAFDAKPRAQALLMGLGFKGDQVDAPVNSFSGGWRMRLQLARALMCPADLMLLDEPTNHLDLDALVWLEAWLQRYDGTLIIISHDREFLDAITKVTLHLDEAKLMRYGGNYTAFEAMRAERMVLQQAAFEKQQDRMAHLQKFIDRFKAKASKAKQAQSRVKALERMEKLAPVLTASDFSFEFREPVSLPNPMLMFDEVACGYDTDEGEKIIVRGIDRSVLAGQRIGILGANGQGKSTVVKTVARMQRAMGGKITEGKGLSIGYFAQQEMDVLRPEEGPLSHMIRLAKEVSPGAREQELRDFLGQFRFVGDMVNQAVGSLSGGEKARLVLAMLVWQRPNLLLLDEPTNHLDLQTREALSMALNEFEGTVMLVSHDRALLREVCDEFWLVTKGGVGPFDGDLDDYQKWLLEQSKEAAKLAKEAAKKGAAAAPAPVAAAAVAAPAPEPAAPAVFKREDRKASGQARQRLAEQTKPLRKEMEAIDAKLNKLADERQAIEAQLAAGTAAAAQIVESGKRLKAIHDELEAAELRWLELSAEVDAIQASA
- the prmB gene encoding 50S ribosomal protein L3 N(5)-glutamine methyltransferase encodes the protein MQAARLTEAGVSFGHGTANAFDEAAWLALWRLALPLDALDEHAEQDLTPEQLAQIAALVDERIATRKPAAYLTREAWLQGVPFYIDERAIVPRSFIAELIADASIDAWLSEQTTQVLDLCTGNGSLAVLAALAWPEVSVDGIDLSAEALAVARINVDRHGLQDRIRLLQGDGLAPAAGKVYDLILCNPPYVNSGSMAALPAEYRAEPELALAGGTDGMDFVRGLLAAAPAHLSEDGVLVLEIGNERPFFEAAFPGLAVAWMETSSGADQVCLITREALTLAA
- the dapE gene encoding succinyl-diaminopimelate desuccinylase — its product is MSQTLALLEALIARPSVTPDDAGCQDLIAERLGRCGFEIERMDSGPADFRVANLWAIRRGSAGDAAPVLLFAGHTDVVPPGKLDSWASDPFVPSYRNGRLYGRGAADMKSSVAAMVVAAEEFVAAHPAHAGSVAFLLTSDEEGPAVDGTVVCCERLKARQQRLDYCIVGEPTSVEKLGDMVKNGRRGTLSGKLKVRGIQGHVAYPHLARNPVHQAAPALAELAATEWDRGNDYFPATTFQISNIHAGTGATNVIPGEVVIDFNFRFSTESTPEGLKHRVATLLERHGLEYELAWTLGGEPFLTPIGTLSDAVRGAILAETGLTPELSTTGGTSDGRFLAKICQEVLEFGPINATIHKIDENVPADCIEPLKNIYRRTLENLLL
- a CDS encoding DUF1304 domain-containing protein, with the translated sequence MTIVANLLVGLVALIHLYILLLEMFWWTTPKGRKAFGLTPEFAEATKVLAANQGLYNGFLAAGLLWGLARGDVPTQLFFLGCVLVAGLYGAATASRKILYVQALPAIIAIAGVLAAW